The Saprospiraceae bacterium genome includes a window with the following:
- a CDS encoding peptidoglycan DD-metalloendopeptidase family protein, whose amino-acid sequence MDKGFHLKRKWWDRIRDTYRISILDDENLEEVGSYNLSLLSFYTLISVIAFVLAGLVISFIVFTPVKRLIPGYGDINDNKKFIELSKKVDELEKEVSAYDTYTTGLKNMLTGGIHNSSVEKIDSLEALKSVRPELINQDDLAETNRAKELDFLKFATPVSGKISAGFNPSTRHFGVDIVSAKDTPIKSILDGVVISAEQSVSTGNSVYIQHQKNVVSVYKHNSVLLVKTGDVVKTGQAVAIIGNSGEMTTGPHLHFEMWYDGKYVNPEKYIGFQ is encoded by the coding sequence GTGGACAAAGGATTTCATCTGAAAAGAAAATGGTGGGACAGAATCAGAGATACCTACAGGATCTCTATTCTTGATGATGAAAACCTCGAGGAGGTCGGGTCATACAATTTATCCTTGCTTAGTTTTTATACTCTGATCAGTGTGATTGCTTTTGTGTTAGCGGGTTTGGTGATTTCTTTTATAGTTTTTACGCCAGTCAAAAGACTGATACCGGGTTATGGTGATATCAATGATAATAAGAAATTTATCGAACTATCCAAAAAAGTAGACGAGCTTGAAAAGGAAGTTTCCGCTTACGATACTTATACCACAGGGCTTAAAAATATGCTGACAGGAGGTATTCACAATAGTAGTGTTGAAAAGATAGACTCCCTGGAAGCTTTGAAGAGTGTAAGGCCGGAACTAATCAATCAGGATGACCTTGCAGAGACCAACAGAGCAAAAGAGTTAGACTTTTTAAAATTTGCTACCCCGGTTTCAGGTAAGATTTCAGCGGGATTCAACCCATCAACGCGACACTTTGGAGTAGATATAGTCTCGGCAAAAGATACACCAATAAAATCGATTCTGGATGGAGTTGTCATCAGTGCTGAACAATCGGTGAGTACAGGAAACTCAGTATACATACAACATCAGAAGAATGTCGTCTCAGTATATAAGCACAATTCTGTACTTTTGGTAAAGACAGGCGATGTGGTAAAAACAGGTCAGGCCGTCGCAATCATAGGCAATTCAGGAGAAATGACCACAGGTCCACACCTTCATTTTGAGATGTGGTATGATGGCAAATATGTCAATCCTGAAAAATATATAGGTTTTCAATAA
- a CDS encoding tetratricopeptide repeat protein translates to MRTLRAANVDDYNKILEVEDYISIDNPKMVKGDMDKIIEKVTTVAQLHEPSDWVDDCYVMMAKAQYLKQEFETTEETLEYFQEDFNPSNPYGRNYKSKKLTGKAAKKVKEAETKEKAKLKEAEKEKKEEEKKQLAEEREAEKKLIAEEREAEKKATAKLKEEERKNKEEERKAETKLKEEEKESKEAARKVEAKSKEQKKKETAKERERLKKEKEKQRKEDAKNRKKGIKTKKPVSTPKTQEVKQPEVEKQEEIKPEIKQPHKPAEKQPLKVTEQQKSDDIQKTENKVTEPRKKEVSKSTKTVKEKEEKEDEIASEKIEKSKKPEVDKTAYSEGLLWLAKTYIKRENWFSAEMLLQKLEKSAISDEIKSELPATYANLYIKQKKYDEAAPKLIQAIDEEGDKQLKARYAYILAQLYQNQKNHTKALEYFTISKKYARTPKLAFMAELATAKTSIQSGSKSKSDAISDLQAMLKDTKNSDVKDQIYFTIAEIELSQNNFVLAIENFKNSISNNVSDQKLKTESYYHIAQLQYQNERYLEASAYYDSTLANLPVADSRYIQVQKLANNLKDIATNIENINYQDTLLYFVSLSADERKKAIPPYLARNQKKQTLSGSGNIVTKNLFDNFGNIDFGQSSFFAYNKNTKTQGKESFEKIWGKRALNDDWRRSARSISSGEDNNTNKIAESSGTPPDIANVEEYERFLRELPTNPIKKQETNDRLMNSMFTLGKLFRDKIENYSKSASTLENMNSRFGTTTNEAESFFYLYLDYMDLGNKSKAEEYKNRLSSKHPQSNYNAILDNANDINKSGGVTDKTDQHYKSAYTLFESGKYAEAVALLDKTPEVAGENHNYHAKIMLLKAMCMGGQGGKDAYIRGLNEVISNYPNTPEHLKAREIMRLLGGDQSAFTTVKDVDNKYERETNVTHYSIVITYNIDETKYTNLKVAVSEYNKKHFKTERLQQGDATLNIEENTQIILVRKFENEEKAIEYANKAIKDKSEFSNNAEYTFDVLPISQANYRKMLSDRSSVGYRTFYENVILTLSGNK, encoded by the coding sequence ATGCGCACCCTCAGAGCCGCAAATGTGGATGATTATAACAAAATACTAGAAGTAGAAGACTATATATCCATAGACAACCCTAAAATGGTAAAAGGTGATATGGACAAAATCATCGAAAAAGTGACTACTGTGGCACAACTTCATGAGCCTTCTGATTGGGTCGATGATTGTTATGTGATGATGGCTAAGGCCCAATATCTAAAGCAGGAGTTCGAAACTACTGAAGAAACATTGGAATACTTTCAGGAAGATTTTAATCCATCCAACCCTTATGGAAGGAATTATAAAAGTAAAAAATTGACAGGTAAGGCTGCAAAAAAAGTTAAAGAGGCTGAAACTAAAGAAAAGGCAAAGTTGAAAGAGGCAGAAAAAGAAAAAAAAGAAGAAGAAAAAAAACAGTTGGCTGAAGAAAGGGAAGCAGAAAAAAAATTGATTGCAGAAGAAAGGGAAGCAGAAAAAAAAGCTACAGCAAAACTTAAAGAAGAAGAAAGAAAAAATAAAGAAGAGGAAAGAAAAGCTGAAACTAAGCTAAAAGAAGAGGAGAAAGAAAGTAAAGAAGCTGCGCGAAAAGTTGAAGCAAAGTCTAAAGAGCAGAAGAAAAAAGAGACCGCAAAAGAACGTGAAAGGTTAAAAAAAGAAAAAGAAAAGCAAAGGAAAGAAGATGCAAAAAACAGAAAGAAGGGCATTAAAACTAAAAAACCGGTATCAACCCCCAAAACTCAGGAAGTAAAACAACCAGAAGTAGAGAAACAGGAAGAGATAAAGCCTGAAATAAAACAACCTCATAAGCCGGCTGAAAAACAGCCACTTAAGGTAACGGAGCAACAAAAATCTGACGATATTCAGAAAACTGAAAACAAAGTAACTGAACCAAGAAAAAAGGAAGTCTCAAAATCAACTAAGACAGTCAAGGAAAAAGAAGAAAAAGAGGATGAAATTGCATCTGAAAAAATAGAGAAAAGTAAAAAACCGGAGGTTGACAAAACTGCTTATAGCGAAGGGTTGCTATGGTTGGCAAAAACTTATATCAAGCGTGAAAACTGGTTTTCTGCAGAAATGTTGCTTCAAAAACTGGAGAAAAGTGCGATAAGTGATGAAATCAAAAGTGAGCTCCCGGCTACATATGCCAATCTTTACATAAAGCAAAAAAAATATGATGAAGCCGCACCAAAATTAATACAGGCAATTGATGAAGAAGGAGATAAACAACTGAAAGCCCGATATGCCTACATTCTTGCTCAATTATATCAAAATCAAAAAAATCACACCAAAGCACTGGAATATTTTACTATTTCAAAAAAGTATGCCAGAACTCCGAAACTTGCATTTATGGCTGAACTGGCTACTGCAAAAACAAGTATCCAAAGCGGCAGCAAGTCAAAATCTGATGCTATTTCTGACTTGCAAGCTATGCTTAAAGATACCAAAAACAGTGATGTGAAGGACCAGATTTACTTTACTATTGCAGAAATTGAATTGTCACAGAATAATTTTGTGCTGGCTATTGAAAATTTCAAAAATTCGATTTCTAATAACGTTAGCGATCAAAAATTAAAAACAGAATCATACTATCATATCGCTCAATTACAATACCAAAATGAGAGATACCTTGAAGCATCAGCTTACTACGATTCGACCCTGGCTAATCTGCCAGTCGCTGATTCCAGATACATTCAGGTGCAAAAACTGGCTAATAATCTAAAGGATATAGCTACTAATATCGAAAATATAAATTATCAGGATACTTTGTTGTATTTTGTATCCTTGTCAGCAGATGAAAGAAAAAAGGCCATCCCACCATATTTAGCCAGAAATCAGAAAAAACAAACATTGTCAGGTAGTGGGAATATTGTGACAAAAAATCTATTTGATAATTTCGGCAATATAGATTTCGGACAGAGTTCATTTTTTGCTTACAACAAAAATACAAAGACACAGGGCAAAGAGAGTTTTGAAAAAATATGGGGTAAAAGAGCGCTGAATGATGACTGGAGAAGGAGTGCAAGAAGTATATCTTCAGGAGAAGATAATAATACTAATAAAATAGCTGAATCAAGCGGCACTCCACCTGATATCGCCAATGTGGAAGAGTATGAAAGATTTCTTCGTGAATTACCCACAAATCCCATTAAGAAACAAGAGACAAATGACCGTCTTATGAATAGCATGTTCACTCTTGGAAAGTTGTTCAGAGATAAGATCGAAAATTACAGTAAATCTGCATCGACCCTTGAAAATATGAATTCAAGATTTGGTACTACAACAAATGAAGCTGAGTCGTTTTTCTATTTGTACCTTGACTACATGGATTTGGGCAATAAATCAAAAGCTGAGGAATATAAAAATAGACTATCATCCAAACACCCTCAATCTAACTATAATGCTATATTGGACAATGCTAATGATATTAATAAATCAGGAGGTGTTACAGACAAAACAGATCAGCATTACAAATCAGCATATACACTTTTTGAATCCGGAAAATATGCAGAAGCTGTAGCACTGCTGGATAAAACTCCTGAAGTTGCAGGTGAAAATCATAATTATCACGCCAAAATTATGTTACTCAAAGCTATGTGTATGGGGGGACAAGGCGGAAAGGACGCATATATCAGAGGCTTGAATGAGGTGATAAGCAACTATCCCAACACACCTGAACACCTGAAAGCAAGGGAAATAATGCGATTACTCGGAGGAGACCAATCCGCTTTTACAACTGTAAAGGATGTGGACAATAAATACGAAAGAGAAACGAATGTCACTCACTATTCCATTGTGATCACATACAACATTGATGAAACAAAATACACCAATCTTAAGGTAGCAGTATCAGAGTATAATAAAAAACATTTTAAAACTGAGCGTTTACAGCAAGGAGATGCCACACTTAATATCGAAGAAAACACCCAAATAATTCTGGTGAGAAAGTTTGAAAATGAAGAAAAAGCGATTGAGTATGCAAATAAGGCCATAAAAGATAAAAGTGAATTTTCAAATAATGCCGAATATACTTTTGATGTGCTGCCAATCTCACAGGCAAATTATCGAAAAATGCTTAGCGACAGATCATCCGTTGGATATCGAACTTTTTATGAAAATGTTATCCTGACTTTATCAGGAAATAAATAA